Proteins encoded within one genomic window of Empedobacter falsenii:
- a CDS encoding RagB/SusD family nutrient uptake outer membrane protein, which produces MKKIKISTYILAAALAFSVSSCHDDLDLMPNDPDTYTQFDVFKDAATAKSALAKVYASLALTGQKGPAGSGDIQGIDEGASQYTRLMFNLNVLTTDESIVGWGDPGLPNLHEISWGASNSFVEAMYYRLAQTVSFSNSFIANAEALSSTTPEVKEYVAEARFIRAYAYYSLMDLYANVPLVTEVSSELPKQSNRQEIFTFVESELKAIEAELKAGRANEYGRVDKAAAEALLSRLYLNAETWIGQAKYTEAITYSKLAMQAGYTLNTTDGNKNGSAYDELFLADNDTNGAQNEAIFVLNFDGNNSRTYGGSTFLVKAAIGGKMTAADYGVNGGWGGPRSTKALVNQFTDAVTTKDSNGNPTAWKDKRAMFFTDGQTFEINNISTFGEGYAVYKWSNKRSDGKSANDATGEYVDTDVPVIRLAEVYLNYAEAVLRGGTGGDRATALNLINELRTRAYGNTSGNITDGQLNLDFILAERSRELYWEGTRRTDLIRFSRYTNNYNWPWKGGVQNGTSVDATKVIFPIPNNIIVINPNLTQNPGY; this is translated from the coding sequence ATGAAAAAGATTAAAATTTCAACATATATTTTAGCTGCGGCATTGGCTTTCTCTGTTTCTTCATGTCATGATGATTTAGATTTAATGCCAAATGATCCAGATACTTATACACAATTTGATGTATTCAAAGATGCTGCTACTGCAAAATCTGCTTTAGCAAAAGTATACGCTTCTTTAGCACTTACAGGACAAAAAGGACCTGCGGGAAGTGGAGATATTCAAGGTATTGACGAAGGTGCTTCTCAATATACTCGTTTAATGTTCAACTTAAATGTATTGACAACAGACGAATCTATTGTTGGTTGGGGAGATCCAGGTTTACCAAACTTGCATGAGATTTCTTGGGGTGCAAGCAACAGTTTTGTTGAAGCAATGTATTATCGTTTAGCACAAACAGTTTCTTTCTCAAACTCATTTATTGCAAATGCTGAAGCTTTATCTAGCACAACTCCAGAAGTGAAAGAATATGTGGCTGAAGCGCGTTTCATTAGAGCATATGCTTATTATAGCTTAATGGATTTATATGCGAATGTTCCGTTAGTAACAGAAGTTTCTTCTGAATTACCAAAACAAAGCAATCGTCAAGAGATTTTCACTTTCGTTGAAAGCGAATTAAAAGCAATCGAAGCTGAATTAAAAGCTGGTCGTGCAAACGAATACGGACGTGTAGATAAAGCAGCTGCTGAAGCATTATTATCTCGTTTATATCTAAATGCAGAAACTTGGATTGGTCAAGCAAAATATACAGAAGCTATTACTTATTCTAAATTAGCAATGCAAGCTGGATATACGCTTAACACAACTGATGGAAATAAAAATGGTTCTGCTTACGACGAATTATTTTTAGCTGATAATGATACAAATGGAGCGCAAAACGAAGCTATTTTCGTTTTAAACTTTGACGGAAATAATTCTCGTACATACGGTGGTTCTACTTTCTTAGTAAAAGCTGCAATCGGTGGAAAAATGACTGCTGCTGATTATGGTGTAAATGGTGGATGGGGAGGTCCTCGTTCTACAAAAGCATTAGTTAATCAATTTACAGATGCCGTAACAACAAAAGACAGTAACGGAAACCCAACAGCATGGAAAGATAAACGTGCCATGTTTTTTACAGATGGACAAACATTTGAGATTAACAACATAAGTACATTTGGAGAAGGTTATGCTGTTTACAAATGGTCAAACAAACGTTCAGACGGAAAAAGCGCAAACGATGCAACAGGAGAATATGTTGACACAGACGTTCCAGTAATTCGTTTAGCAGAAGTTTATTTAAACTATGCCGAAGCTGTTTTACGTGGAGGAACTGGTGGAGATCGTGCAACTGCATTGAACTTAATCAACGAATTAAGAACTCGTGCATACGGAAATACTTCAGGTAATATTACTGACGGACAATTAAACTTAGATTTCATTTTAGCTGAAAGATCAAGAGAATTGTACTGGGAAGGAACGCGTAGAACGGATTTAATTCGTTTCAGTAGATATACAAATAATTACAATTGGCCTTGGAAAGGTGGCGTTCAAAACGGAACTTCTGTAGATGCTACAAAAGTTATCTTCCCAATTCCAAACAATATTATTGTCATTAATCCAAACTTAACTCAAAATCCAGGTTATTAA
- a CDS encoding SusC/RagA family TonB-linked outer membrane protein produces the protein MRILKQSLLALVLSSPAILSAQTAIKGTVQDSANNTVLAGADVSNITTGESTVSDEKGNFTLEANDGDIIVISFFGYDDQEITFAGQTQLQLRMSKTTENLKEVVVIGYGTAKKEDVTGSVNQLNSEDFNKGSITSAQELVTGKIAGVVVTSAGGAPGDGQNIIIRGNSSLSLNSQPLYVVDGVPLSEVNIGGSRNPLDFLNPNDIETMTILKDASATAIYGSRAANGVVMVTTKKGKGKKFRFNYNSVTSIYQPEGYIDVMNADQFRELVKSVGTADEIARLGNANTDWQKEIYKTSVGFDHNFSATGNIGGKMPSRFSISNTDQDGILKGDNINRTTASMNLSPSFLDDHLKFELNARGSYIENQFANRGAIGAALEYDPTQPVYSGANVFGGYHTWMDGAVKHNLAPTNPVALINENRDTSEVRRFVGNAKMDYKLHFLPSVTATVNVGYDISNANGRNVTTANMPSSSLTWDGSKTTFSAQFYNKLFDAYLTFNKDFGQHGLTVVGGYSYQYFNTYNTNYDSELEQQGSDQFRFVDRDQYSLLSYFGRLNYNFDNRYILTATMRADASSKLSHDNQWGYFPSAAIAWNISKEEFLKGSSVVNDLKLRVGYGKVGNVNGLGNFQFLTRYQGSESTAYYQFGSTFYQTYRPQPFNGDLKWEISSTLNAGIDYSLFKNRIYGTLDVYKKKTSDLIASVYVDPFTNFGNMIDKNIGDMENKGIEFSINADIVKSKDFDWSFGYNIAFNDNKIVNLPTDNLTGSIDGGTGNNIQIQREGEEPFSFYVYKQIYDANGKPIEGAYEDLNNDGIINEKDRYIHKSPFAKVTMGFNTFFRYKNWDLSATARANIGNYAYNNMASSKGYSKKATGNGQNYLSNVLSSYYNTGFTSITETNLLSDYFIEDASFFRIDNITLGYNLKQAIKGLDIRLYGAVQNVAVFTNYSGLDPEIYRGIDNSFYPRPRTYVFGLNVNF, from the coding sequence ATGAGGATTTTAAAACAATCTCTTCTAGCATTAGTTTTATCAAGCCCTGCTATTTTATCTGCACAAACTGCGATAAAAGGAACAGTACAAGATAGCGCTAATAACACGGTTTTAGCTGGTGCAGATGTTTCGAACATTACAACAGGAGAATCGACAGTTTCTGATGAAAAAGGAAATTTTACATTAGAAGCGAACGATGGTGATATAATTGTTATCAGTTTTTTTGGTTATGACGATCAAGAAATAACTTTTGCGGGACAAACGCAATTACAACTTCGTATGTCTAAAACGACAGAAAACTTGAAAGAAGTTGTTGTAATTGGGTATGGTACAGCAAAAAAAGAAGATGTCACAGGTTCTGTAAATCAATTAAATTCAGAAGATTTCAACAAAGGATCAATCACTTCTGCACAAGAATTAGTGACTGGAAAAATCGCTGGTGTTGTGGTAACATCTGCTGGTGGAGCTCCTGGTGACGGTCAAAACATTATCATTCGTGGTAATAGTTCGTTATCATTAAACTCTCAACCATTATATGTGGTAGATGGTGTTCCTTTATCTGAAGTAAATATTGGAGGTTCTCGAAATCCATTGGATTTCTTAAATCCTAACGACATCGAAACGATGACTATTCTGAAAGATGCTTCGGCAACTGCTATTTATGGTTCTCGTGCTGCGAATGGTGTTGTAATGGTTACAACTAAAAAAGGAAAAGGAAAAAAATTCCGTTTTAACTATAATTCAGTTACATCAATTTATCAACCAGAAGGTTATATTGACGTAATGAATGCAGATCAATTCCGTGAATTGGTAAAATCTGTAGGAACTGCTGACGAAATTGCTCGTTTAGGTAATGCAAATACAGATTGGCAAAAAGAAATTTATAAAACTTCTGTAGGTTTTGATCACAATTTTAGTGCAACAGGGAATATTGGAGGTAAAATGCCTTCTCGTTTTTCTATTTCTAATACAGATCAGGATGGTATTTTAAAAGGAGATAACATCAATCGTACAACAGCTTCTATGAACTTGAGTCCATCTTTCTTAGATGATCACTTAAAATTTGAATTGAATGCTCGTGGTTCTTATATCGAGAATCAATTTGCAAACAGAGGTGCAATTGGAGCTGCTTTAGAATATGATCCAACTCAACCAGTTTATTCTGGAGCAAATGTATTTGGAGGTTACCATACTTGGATGGACGGAGCTGTTAAACACAATTTAGCGCCAACTAACCCAGTTGCATTAATCAATGAAAACAGAGATACATCTGAAGTTCGTCGTTTTGTAGGAAATGCAAAAATGGATTATAAATTACATTTCTTACCGTCTGTTACAGCAACAGTTAATGTAGGTTATGATATTTCTAATGCGAATGGACGAAATGTAACAACTGCAAATATGCCAAGTTCTTCTTTGACTTGGGATGGTTCTAAAACAACTTTTAGCGCACAGTTCTACAACAAATTATTTGATGCATATTTAACATTCAATAAAGATTTTGGACAACACGGATTGACTGTTGTTGGAGGTTACAGTTATCAATACTTTAATACATACAATACCAATTACGATAGCGAATTAGAACAACAAGGTTCTGATCAATTTCGTTTTGTAGATCGTGATCAATATTCTTTATTATCATACTTCGGACGTTTAAACTATAATTTTGATAATCGTTACATCTTAACAGCGACTATGCGTGCAGATGCTTCATCAAAATTAAGCCATGACAATCAATGGGGTTATTTCCCTTCTGCGGCTATTGCGTGGAATATCTCTAAAGAAGAATTCTTGAAAGGAAGCTCTGTTGTAAATGATTTGAAATTACGTGTAGGTTATGGTAAAGTTGGTAATGTAAACGGATTAGGAAACTTCCAATTCTTAACGCGTTATCAAGGATCAGAATCAACTGCTTATTATCAATTTGGTTCTACATTCTATCAAACTTATCGTCCTCAACCATTTAATGGTGATTTGAAATGGGAAATTTCGAGTACATTAAATGCTGGTATTGATTACTCATTATTCAAAAATAGAATCTACGGTACATTAGATGTTTACAAGAAAAAAACAAGTGATTTAATTGCGAGTGTTTATGTAGATCCATTTACAAACTTTGGAAATATGATCGATAAAAATATCGGTGATATGGAAAATAAAGGAATCGAATTTAGCATCAATGCTGATATCGTAAAATCTAAAGATTTTGATTGGTCTTTTGGATACAACATCGCTTTCAATGATAATAAAATTGTCAACTTACCTACTGATAACTTAACAGGAAGTATTGATGGAGGAACTGGTAACAATATTCAAATTCAACGTGAAGGAGAAGAACCATTTAGTTTCTATGTGTACAAGCAAATTTATGATGCAAACGGAAAACCAATCGAAGGAGCTTACGAAGATTTGAACAACGACGGAATCATCAACGAAAAAGACCGTTACATTCACAAAAGCCCTTTCGCAAAAGTAACAATGGGATTCAATACATTCTTCCGTTACAAAAACTGGGATTTAAGTGCTACTGCTCGTGCTAATATCGGAAACTATGCTTACAACAACATGGCTTCGTCTAAAGGTTATAGCAAAAAGGCAACTGGAAATGGTCAAAACTATTTATCTAATGTACTTTCAAGCTACTACAACACAGGTTTCACAAGTATCACAGAAACTAATTTGTTAAGTGATTACTTTATAGAAGATGCATCTTTCTTCCGTATTGATAACATTACATTAGGTTACAACCTAAAACAAGCGATCAAAGGATTAGATATTCGTCTTTATGGAGCGGTTCAAAACGTAGCTGTATTCACAAATTACAGCGGTTTAGATCCTGAAATTTACCGCGGAATTGATAATAGTTTTTATCCAAGACCGAGAACGTATGTATTTGGTTTAAATGTTAATTTCTAA
- a CDS encoding LacI family DNA-binding transcriptional regulator, protein MKKNLTLKQIAKELDVSISTVSKALKNSEEISAATKKKIQAFAKLYNYKPNNIALSLKNRKTKTIAVIIPEIVHDFFAMVISGIENLANQYGYNVLICLSNESYEREVINMEMLAAGSIDGFVISLSKETQAKKDYHHIKEIINQGMPVVMFDRVTREVYTDKVIIDDVLATQEAIQYFISKGRKKIGFITTPDYISVGRLRTEGYKRTLEANGIEVDENLILRVEDESQLDTMIDEFFEKNKFDAVMAVNELYAVKVLRAALKKGIKVPEELHLIAFTDGVISKNSIPSISTVKQNAFKMGEIAARLLIQKLESENEHEHYITEVVGTELLHRETTTI, encoded by the coding sequence ATGAAAAAGAATTTGACATTAAAACAGATTGCAAAAGAGTTAGATGTTTCGATATCAACGGTTTCTAAGGCGTTGAAAAATAGCGAAGAGATTAGTGCTGCAACGAAAAAAAAGATTCAAGCATTTGCAAAATTATACAACTACAAACCGAATAATATTGCATTAAGTCTAAAGAATCGCAAAACGAAAACTATTGCCGTAATTATTCCCGAAATCGTTCACGATTTTTTCGCGATGGTAATTAGTGGTATCGAAAATTTAGCCAATCAATATGGTTATAATGTATTAATTTGTTTGTCAAATGAGTCGTACGAACGCGAAGTGATTAATATGGAAATGCTTGCGGCGGGTAGTATAGATGGATTTGTAATTTCTCTTTCGAAAGAAACTCAAGCCAAAAAAGATTATCATCACATCAAAGAAATTATCAACCAAGGAATGCCAGTTGTGATGTTCGATCGTGTAACGCGTGAGGTTTATACCGATAAAGTGATTATTGATGATGTACTTGCGACACAAGAAGCAATTCAATATTTTATAAGTAAAGGACGCAAGAAAATCGGCTTTATTACGACGCCAGATTATATAAGTGTCGGACGCTTAAGAACCGAAGGGTATAAAAGAACGTTAGAAGCGAATGGAATTGAAGTTGACGAAAACTTGATTTTGCGTGTAGAAGACGAGAGTCAGTTGGACACTATGATTGATGAATTTTTCGAAAAAAATAAATTTGACGCTGTAATGGCAGTAAACGAATTATATGCTGTAAAAGTGTTGAGAGCTGCCTTGAAAAAAGGAATCAAAGTACCAGAAGAGTTACATTTAATTGCTTTTACAGATGGTGTAATTTCCAAGAACTCAATTCCAAGCATTTCTACAGTTAAACAAAATGCATTCAAAATGGGTGAGATTGCAGCGCGTTTATTGATTCAAAAATTAGAGTCAGAAAACGAGCACGAACATTACATTACCGAAGTTGTCGGAACTGAATTATTACACCGAGAAACTACAACGATTTAG
- a CDS encoding MFS transporter, with amino-acid sequence MGKRRLGFLEIWNLSFGYLGVQMGFALQNANASRILSSFGADVHELSWFWIVAPLMGLIVQPIIGHYSDNTWSKFGRRKPYFLVGALLASFGLILMPQAGAFTALMPALWMGAGFLMIMDASFNIAMEPMRAFVADMLPSDQRTLGYSIQTVIIGLGAVVGSWLPYILSNWFGVSSVAAEGEVPFHLILSFIIGAIAIIVTVLITIFTTKEYSPEELDAFEKAEGREPIVEEKASLTQIFTDFGNMPKTMKQLGLVQFFTWFALFGMWVFATPAIAHHVYGLPLSDTHSETYQKAGDWVGIIFGVYNGISAIFAFFLPAIALKFGRKTTHAISLVCGGLGLISIYFIHDPKLLILSMVGVGIAWASILSMPYAILAGAIPAKKMGVYMGIFNFFICMPQIVNALLGGPIVKYLYHDNPIYAIVTSGVALIIAALFVTRVKDVDEPIKA; translated from the coding sequence ATGGGAAAGCGTAGATTAGGATTTCTTGAAATCTGGAATTTAAGTTTCGGATATCTAGGAGTTCAAATGGGTTTCGCCTTGCAAAACGCAAATGCGAGCCGTATTCTAAGTTCATTTGGTGCCGACGTGCACGAATTGTCTTGGTTTTGGATTGTTGCACCGTTAATGGGATTGATTGTTCAGCCTATTATTGGTCATTATTCAGATAATACTTGGTCTAAGTTTGGACGAAGAAAACCATACTTTTTAGTAGGAGCTTTATTGGCTTCTTTCGGATTAATCTTAATGCCACAAGCAGGTGCATTTACGGCATTGATGCCTGCATTATGGATGGGTGCTGGATTCTTGATGATAATGGATGCTTCATTCAATATTGCCATGGAACCGATGCGTGCATTTGTAGCAGATATGTTGCCTTCGGATCAACGTACATTAGGATATTCAATTCAAACTGTAATTATTGGTTTAGGAGCTGTTGTGGGTTCGTGGTTACCTTATATTTTGAGCAACTGGTTTGGTGTTTCAAGTGTTGCAGCGGAAGGAGAAGTTCCGTTTCACTTAATTTTATCATTCATTATTGGAGCAATTGCAATTATTGTAACCGTTTTAATTACCATTTTTACAACAAAAGAATATTCGCCAGAAGAATTAGACGCTTTCGAAAAAGCAGAAGGTAGAGAACCAATTGTTGAAGAAAAAGCAAGCTTAACACAGATTTTTACCGATTTTGGAAATATGCCAAAAACGATGAAACAATTAGGTTTAGTTCAGTTTTTTACTTGGTTTGCATTATTCGGTATGTGGGTATTCGCTACGCCAGCTATTGCTCATCATGTTTATGGTTTACCATTGAGTGATACACATTCAGAAACATATCAAAAAGCAGGAGACTGGGTTGGAATTATCTTCGGAGTTTACAACGGTATTTCTGCAATTTTCGCTTTCTTTTTACCTGCAATCGCACTAAAATTTGGTCGAAAAACGACACACGCAATTTCATTAGTTTGTGGAGGATTAGGATTAATTTCAATCTATTTTATTCACGATCCAAAATTATTAATCCTTTCCATGGTCGGAGTAGGAATCGCTTGGGCAAGTATCTTATCGATGCCTTATGCAATTTTAGCGGGAGCAATTCCAGCGAAAAAAATGGGTGTTTACATGGGAATTTTCAATTTCTTCATTTGTATGCCTCAAATCGTCAACGCATTGTTAGGCGGTCCAATTGTAAAATATTTATATCACGATAATCCAATCTACGCCATTGTTACCAGTGGTGTTGCGCTAATTATTGCAGCACTTTTTGTAACGCGCGTAAAAGATGTGGATGAACCAATCAAAGCATAA
- the pgmB gene encoding beta-phosphoglucomutase → MKTKAFIFDLDGVIVDTAKYHYLAWKKLANNLNIDFTHEHNELLKGVSRVRSLEIILGLGNVEASDEQKNEWLVQKNKEYLEYIDKMDDSEILPGVMKVLNFLKENNQPIILGSASKNARPILEKVNILNYFDDIVDGNDVSNAKPDPEVFIVGAKKANQTNENSIVFEDSVAGIEAANVAGMTSIGIGESSVLNEAKYNFNNFTEISTDFLVELINQ, encoded by the coding sequence TTGAAAACTAAAGCATTTATTTTTGATTTAGATGGTGTCATCGTCGACACTGCAAAGTACCATTATTTAGCATGGAAAAAATTAGCGAATAATCTAAACATCGATTTTACGCACGAACACAACGAATTGTTGAAAGGTGTTTCTCGTGTGCGATCATTAGAAATTATTCTTGGATTGGGAAATGTTGAAGCTTCTGATGAGCAGAAAAACGAATGGTTAGTTCAGAAGAACAAAGAATATTTAGAATACATCGATAAGATGGATGATTCTGAAATTTTACCAGGCGTTATGAAAGTTTTAAACTTTCTAAAAGAAAACAATCAACCAATCATTTTGGGATCGGCTTCTAAAAATGCGCGTCCAATTTTGGAGAAAGTTAATATTCTAAATTATTTCGATGATATCGTGGACGGAAACGATGTTTCTAATGCAAAACCAGATCCAGAAGTTTTTATCGTTGGAGCGAAAAAAGCGAATCAAACGAATGAAAATTCAATTGTATTTGAAGATTCTGTTGCAGGAATTGAAGCAGCAAATGTTGCAGGAATGACAAGCATCGGAATTGGAGAATCTTCGGTTTTGAATGAAGCAAAATACAACTTTAATAATTTTACTGAAATCTCAACAGATTTCTTGGTCGAATTAATCAATCAATAA
- a CDS encoding glycoside hydrolase family 65 protein translates to MNQDYIIPNAWSIIEEGFEKDRVKSSESLFSIGNGAMGQRANFEEFYSGDTFQGSYIAGVYYPDKTKVGWWKNGYPEYFAKVLNAPVWIGIDIEINGEKFDLNTCKEVKNFRRELNMKEGLLDRSFMAILPSGLEIEVFVRRFLSADLDELGAIKYDIKPINGDAKIVFKPYVDAAVKNEDANWEEIFWEPISSEIKGEQGFVQARTFKTHFEVVTFMQNKILVNGSYQQIAPTNAVNTETKVEFTYEVEVKANDTTTIEKFGGYVVSTNHPKNELINAAENVLSQANEQGYEQLLINQKEAWAKIWEMADITIEGDTKAQQGIRFNIFQLNQTYSGKDARLNIGPKGFTGEKYGGSTYWDTEAYCLPFYMVTKNQEVARNLLMYRFNQLDKAIENGEKLGFNKGAALYPMVTMNGEECHNEWEITFEEIHRNGAIAFAIYNYVRFTGDQTYIPEAGLEVLLGIARFWKQRVNWSNDKKQYVMLGVTGPNEYENNVNNNFHSNYCAQWCMNYLLEQVENVKTNYPEDFARIAAKTNITDAELAEMKEVAANIYFPFSEELGIYLQQDGFLDKDLTPVSELSKEERPINQKWSWDRILRSAYIKQADVLQSFYYFEDQFSKEQLEKHFDFYEPLTVHESSLSPCVHSIQAATLGRMEQAYTFYLRTSRLDLDDYNKEVHEGLHITSMAGTWMSIVEGFGGMRVKNDQLYFEPRLPEQWEGFTFKVNFRHQILKVIVNKGETTFELEGTEPLEVYVFDQKVVVQPSI, encoded by the coding sequence ATGAATCAAGATTATATCATCCCGAATGCGTGGTCAATTATCGAAGAAGGGTTTGAAAAAGATCGTGTAAAATCGTCTGAAAGTTTATTTTCTATCGGAAATGGAGCAATGGGACAACGTGCTAATTTCGAAGAATTTTATTCGGGCGATACATTTCAAGGAAGCTATATTGCCGGTGTTTATTATCCTGACAAAACAAAAGTGGGATGGTGGAAAAACGGTTATCCAGAGTATTTTGCAAAAGTATTAAATGCGCCAGTTTGGATTGGAATTGACATCGAAATTAACGGTGAAAAATTTGATTTAAACACTTGTAAAGAAGTTAAAAATTTCCGTCGCGAATTGAACATGAAAGAAGGTTTATTGGATCGTTCATTTATGGCAATTTTACCTTCCGGATTAGAAATTGAGGTTTTTGTTCGACGTTTTCTTTCTGCTGATTTAGATGAATTAGGAGCAATTAAATATGATATTAAACCAATCAATGGTGATGCAAAAATTGTCTTTAAACCTTATGTTGATGCAGCTGTAAAGAATGAAGATGCGAATTGGGAAGAGATTTTCTGGGAACCAATTTCTTCTGAAATTAAAGGTGAGCAAGGTTTCGTTCAAGCGCGTACGTTCAAAACTCATTTTGAAGTGGTAACATTTATGCAGAATAAAATCTTAGTAAATGGAAGTTATCAACAAATCGCGCCAACAAATGCTGTTAATACTGAAACGAAAGTAGAATTTACATACGAAGTTGAGGTAAAAGCGAATGATACAACAACAATTGAGAAATTTGGAGGTTATGTAGTTTCGACAAATCATCCTAAAAATGAATTAATTAACGCTGCCGAAAATGTATTGTCTCAAGCAAATGAACAAGGTTATGAACAATTGTTAATAAACCAAAAAGAAGCTTGGGCAAAGATTTGGGAAATGGCTGATATCACGATAGAAGGTGATACGAAAGCGCAACAAGGTATTCGTTTTAATATTTTTCAATTAAATCAAACGTATTCAGGAAAAGATGCTCGTTTGAATATCGGTCCAAAAGGTTTTACAGGAGAGAAATACGGAGGTTCTACATATTGGGATACAGAAGCATATTGTTTGCCATTTTATATGGTAACAAAAAATCAAGAAGTTGCGCGAAACTTGTTAATGTACCGTTTTAATCAATTGGATAAAGCAATTGAAAATGGAGAAAAATTAGGTTTCAATAAAGGTGCAGCTTTGTATCCGATGGTTACGATGAATGGTGAAGAATGCCACAACGAGTGGGAAATTACATTCGAGGAAATTCACCGTAATGGAGCGATTGCTTTTGCGATTTACAACTATGTTCGTTTTACGGGAGATCAAACCTACATTCCAGAAGCTGGTTTAGAGGTTTTATTAGGAATTGCGCGTTTTTGGAAACAGCGTGTAAACTGGTCAAACGACAAAAAACAATACGTGATGTTAGGTGTTACGGGACCTAACGAATACGAAAATAACGTCAACAACAATTTCCATTCTAATTATTGTGCACAATGGTGTATGAATTATTTGTTGGAACAAGTTGAAAATGTCAAAACAAATTATCCAGAAGATTTTGCACGTATTGCAGCTAAAACAAATATTACTGATGCAGAATTAGCAGAGATGAAAGAAGTTGCGGCGAATATTTATTTTCCTTTCAGCGAAGAATTAGGAATTTATTTACAGCAAGATGGTTTCTTGGATAAAGATTTAACACCTGTTTCTGAATTATCAAAAGAAGAACGTCCAATTAACCAAAAATGGTCGTGGGACAGAATTTTACGTTCGGCTTACATCAAACAAGCAGATGTTTTACAATCGTTCTATTATTTTGAAGATCAATTTTCGAAAGAACAATTAGAAAAACATTTTGATTTCTACGAACCATTAACGGTTCACGAATCATCTTTATCGCCTTGTGTTCACTCTATTCAAGCGGCAACGTTGGGGAGAATGGAACAAGCGTATACATTTTATTTGAGAACTTCTCGTTTGGATTTAGACGATTATAACAAAGAAGTTCACGAAGGATTACACATCACATCTATGGCAGGAACTTGGATGTCGATTGTAGAAGGATTTGGAGGAATGCGTGTGAAAAACGATCAATTGTATTTTGAGCCACGTTTACCAGAACAATGGGAAGGATTTACATTCAAAGTGAATTTCCGTCATCAAATCCTAAAAGTTATCGTAAATAAAGGAGAAACAACTTTTGAATTGGAAGGAACAGAACCGTTAGAGGTTTATGTTTTTGACCAGAAAGTAGTTGTTCAGCCTTCGATTTAA